One window of Planctomycetaceae bacterium genomic DNA carries:
- a CDS encoding PQQ-binding-like beta-propeller repeat protein: MSAKVGDRISSTGWPSFRATPDQRGVASCMLSENPKQLWEMESKDGWIATPAIVGDHVYAPALEGRIYCLDRLTGREIWNHRSIDDPDPEKFAPGFKAAPLVTKDAVYIGDEDGVLHALDRVTGKRLWKFTTDAEIAGCVSQFEDQLLLASHDSFLYCLSLDGKEVWKFQTNDRVNCSPAIAEHFTFLAGCDEHLRVIDVKSGEQFKDVELGSYLVASPAIVGDILYVGTHTGEVVAMNWKTGEFTWRYSGDRTMPYHASAAVTDDLVIVGSHDKRLHAIDRISGQPRWNFATRARIECSAAVVGKRVYFGSGDGNLYALSLADGKEVWKFNAGKPVNAGIAIGEGCLVAGEDSSKGRLRCFA; this comes from the coding sequence GTGTCGGCGAAGGTCGGCGATCGTATTTCATCCACAGGCTGGCCCAGTTTCCGAGCGACCCCTGACCAGCGCGGTGTGGCATCCTGCATGTTGTCAGAGAATCCAAAGCAGCTTTGGGAAATGGAAAGCAAAGACGGCTGGATCGCTACGCCGGCCATCGTCGGCGACCACGTTTACGCTCCCGCTCTGGAAGGCAGGATCTACTGCCTCGATCGTTTGACCGGAAGGGAAATCTGGAATCATCGTTCAATCGACGATCCGGATCCCGAAAAATTTGCTCCCGGTTTCAAAGCGGCGCCGCTTGTCACCAAAGACGCCGTTTACATCGGTGACGAAGATGGCGTTCTGCATGCTCTGGACCGTGTCACGGGAAAACGGCTGTGGAAGTTCACGACAGATGCCGAAATTGCGGGATGCGTAAGCCAGTTTGAAGACCAGCTGCTGCTGGCTTCACATGACTCCTTCCTGTACTGCCTTTCGCTGGATGGCAAAGAAGTCTGGAAGTTTCAAACCAACGACCGCGTCAACTGCTCGCCTGCCATTGCCGAACACTTTACGTTTCTGGCAGGATGTGATGAACACCTGCGTGTGATCGATGTGAAATCCGGCGAACAGTTCAAAGACGTCGAACTGGGCTCGTATCTGGTTGCCTCACCAGCCATCGTCGGTGACATCCTCTACGTGGGCACTCACACGGGGGAAGTCGTCGCGATGAACTGGAAGACCGGTGAATTTACGTGGAGGTATTCGGGCGACCGCACGATGCCTTATCACGCCTCAGCCGCCGTGACGGATGATCTTGTGATCGTCGGCAGTCACGACAAACGCCTGCATGCGATCGATCGAATCTCGGGGCAACCGCGATGGAATTTTGCCACGCGTGCCCGCATCGAATGTTCTGCAGCTGTTGTCGGCAAGAGAGTCTACTTTGGTTCAGGCGACGGTAATCTTTACGCTTTGTCACTGGCCGATGGCAAAGAAGTCTGGAAGTTCAATGCGGGAAAGCCAGTGAACGCCGGCATCGCAATTGGTGAAGGTTGCCTGGTGGCGGGTGAAGACAGTTCCAAAGGCCGGCTTCGGTGTTTTGCCTAG
- a CDS encoding iron-containing alcohol dehydrogenase, protein MQPLITTDFTSSNSLNSRSPASFDFTPRTRLVFGTGTFGQLGTIAVELKANRVLLVTDPGLRDAGHSETACRVLQEAGMQVFVFDAVTQNPTTDDVNKCVEFASPLRIDLIVGLGGGSSMDCAKGANFLLTNGGQMHDYKGIGRATQPMLPMIAIPTTSGTGSEAQSFAVIADAKTHTKMACGDSKAACRVAILDPELTVTMPPSVAAATGIDAMTHAIESFVTTKRNPFSQMFARNAWSLLAQSFATVLREPGNLAARGNMQLGAFFAGTSIEASMLGAAHAAANPLTAHFGTVHGHAVGMLLPHIIRWNSVVAADLYHDLATAAGWCNASAKSGTAVEILADGFTELLRLADMPVSLSQTIDADIDDSLITRLADEAAQQWTGTFNPRKMDVEAFVQVYRNAL, encoded by the coding sequence ATGCAGCCTTTGATAACTACTGACTTTACCAGCTCGAACTCGCTTAACAGCCGTTCGCCGGCCAGTTTTGACTTCACGCCACGCACGCGGCTGGTTTTTGGTACCGGCACTTTCGGTCAGCTTGGCACGATTGCAGTCGAACTGAAGGCGAACCGCGTCCTTCTGGTCACTGATCCAGGACTTCGCGACGCAGGTCACTCAGAAACAGCCTGTCGGGTTCTTCAGGAAGCCGGGATGCAGGTCTTTGTCTTCGATGCCGTCACGCAAAACCCAACAACAGACGACGTTAACAAATGTGTGGAATTTGCCAGCCCCCTCAGGATCGACTTAATCGTGGGGCTCGGTGGCGGCAGCAGCATGGATTGCGCGAAAGGGGCCAACTTTCTTCTGACGAATGGTGGCCAGATGCACGACTACAAAGGCATTGGTCGTGCCACTCAACCTATGCTGCCCATGATTGCAATTCCCACCACGTCCGGAACCGGAAGCGAAGCGCAATCGTTCGCAGTGATCGCTGATGCAAAGACCCACACCAAGATGGCGTGTGGGGATTCAAAGGCTGCATGTCGTGTTGCCATTCTCGATCCGGAACTGACCGTGACCATGCCACCTTCGGTCGCTGCGGCAACGGGGATCGATGCGATGACGCACGCCATCGAAAGCTTTGTCACAACCAAACGAAATCCATTTTCTCAAATGTTTGCCAGGAATGCTTGGTCGCTTTTGGCACAGTCATTCGCCACCGTTTTGCGCGAACCTGGCAACCTCGCTGCCCGCGGTAACATGCAACTGGGGGCATTCTTCGCTGGCACTTCCATTGAAGCCAGTATGCTGGGGGCAGCACACGCAGCAGCGAATCCTCTGACGGCGCATTTCGGCACGGTTCACGGCCACGCGGTGGGAATGCTTCTGCCACATATCATTCGATGGAATTCAGTCGTTGCCGCAGACCTTTACCACGACCTGGCTACCGCGGCGGGCTGGTGCAATGCGTCCGCGAAATCCGGGACGGCCGTTGAGATTCTGGCGGACGGTTTTACCGAATTGCTCCGCCTTGCGGATATGCCGGTGTCGCTGAGTCAAACGATCGATGCGGATATTGACGATTCATTGATCACAAGACTGGCTGATGAAGCCGCGCAGCAGTGGACAGGGACATTCAATCCCAGAAAAATGGATGTCGAAGCTTTCGTCCAGGTCTACCGTAACGCACTCTGA
- a CDS encoding N-acetylglucosamine-6-phosphate deacetylase, with product MTTLHAIDYQSLRPVAVHFLNDRIDSVQSLDCDADLAASLPFVAPGLFDIQINGYHGLWFCSETLTEDEVTRIALALADRGVPQFFPTLITCSFEAMLHGVNTIRQACLGNKLVAGMVRGIHLEGPSISDQDGPRGAHPRQHVRPACLKELERWQEASGGMIRLITLAPESPGAVDFIRSATAQGIVISIGHTAATPDQIHAAIQAGATLSTHLGNGCAAMINRHRNIFWPQLADDRLSVSVIADGWHVPGDMLKCIVRCKSYDRLLLTCDVSGFGGCDPGSYQAGGVAVDVLDDGRIVVAGQTEFLAGSGATTGDCVAQLLNVMKPENSDTPLSLLHDIWNAGSTKPASVFGFNNRSLRAGNEATFTLFRLPSTDTQSGTKYSFQAVASYSEGVQVSSLASGTGAD from the coding sequence ATGACAACGCTGCACGCAATCGATTATCAGTCGCTTCGGCCCGTTGCTGTTCATTTTCTGAATGACAGGATCGATTCCGTTCAATCACTCGATTGCGATGCCGATCTTGCAGCATCGTTGCCCTTCGTCGCTCCCGGGTTGTTCGACATACAAATCAACGGTTATCACGGTCTGTGGTTTTGCAGCGAAACGCTCACGGAAGACGAAGTCACCCGAATTGCTCTGGCGCTGGCAGATCGCGGAGTGCCCCAGTTCTTTCCTACACTGATCACCTGCTCGTTCGAAGCCATGCTTCACGGTGTAAACACGATTCGTCAGGCCTGCCTCGGCAACAAACTCGTTGCCGGAATGGTCAGGGGAATTCACCTGGAAGGTCCTTCGATTTCTGATCAGGATGGTCCGCGCGGAGCCCATCCGCGCCAGCATGTCCGACCAGCCTGTCTCAAAGAATTGGAACGATGGCAGGAAGCTTCAGGGGGAATGATCCGCCTGATCACACTAGCGCCGGAATCGCCGGGAGCCGTGGATTTCATCCGTTCTGCAACCGCCCAGGGAATTGTGATTTCCATTGGACACACGGCCGCAACGCCAGATCAGATTCATGCCGCCATTCAGGCGGGCGCGACGCTCAGCACACATCTTGGCAACGGATGTGCTGCCATGATAAATCGACATCGCAATATCTTCTGGCCACAACTGGCGGATGATCGACTGTCCGTCAGCGTTATCGCAGATGGCTGGCATGTGCCAGGCGACATGCTGAAGTGTATTGTTCGGTGCAAGTCGTACGATCGATTGTTGCTAACCTGTGATGTCTCTGGGTTTGGTGGATGTGATCCCGGCAGTTACCAGGCGGGTGGAGTTGCCGTCGACGTTCTTGACGACGGACGGATTGTGGTTGCGGGTCAAACGGAATTCCTTGCCGGATCCGGTGCAACCACCGGCGACTGTGTTGCTCAGCTGCTGAATGTCATGAAACCAGAGAACTCCGACACCCCGTTGTCACTCCTGCACGACATCTGGAATGCGGGGTCTACGAAGCCTGCCAGCGTTTTTGGTTTCAACAACCGCTCGCTGCGTGCCGGAAACGAAGCCACTTTCACCCTGTTCCGGCTGCCGTCGACCGATACCCAAAGCGGGACGAAGTACAGCTTCCAGGCCGTGGCGTCATATTCCGAAGGAGTTCAGGTCAGCTCGCTGGCAAGCGGGACCGGAGCCGATTAA
- a CDS encoding N(4)-(beta-N-acetylglucosaminyl)-L-asparaginase codes for MSDLSRRLFMQSASTAAAGIGVFSSAAAGLARNSQPPVKVISSANGQEATKKAWQMITEGSDPLDAVVAGVGIVEADPDDTSVGYGGLPNERGIVELDAAVMHGPSHKAGAVASIQNIKHPAQVALQVLRRTDHVLLVGQGALEFARAHGFPEENLLTEHARKIWLAWKENLSEEDDWLPAAENTDKKVAEFFRRNSVGLDEATLASSSSWEALRTHRFRRPTGTIHCAGINANADISCTTTTSGLAFKIPGRVGDSPIIGAGLYCDNEVGSCGSTGRGEANLQNMCSFAGVELMRQGASPEEAGMEILRRVAKTTELRLKDAQGRPDFGLSFYLLAKDGRHAGVSMWGPAKFAITDANGTRLEDCRTLYTK; via the coding sequence ATGTCAGATTTGTCGCGTCGCCTGTTTATGCAGTCTGCCAGTACAGCAGCCGCCGGTATCGGTGTTTTTTCCAGTGCTGCAGCCGGATTGGCTCGGAATTCACAGCCGCCCGTGAAAGTGATTTCATCTGCCAACGGGCAGGAAGCCACGAAGAAGGCGTGGCAAATGATTACGGAAGGAAGCGATCCGCTGGATGCTGTTGTCGCCGGGGTCGGCATTGTCGAAGCGGATCCGGATGACACGAGTGTCGGGTACGGAGGCCTGCCGAATGAACGTGGAATTGTGGAGCTGGACGCGGCGGTCATGCATGGGCCGAGTCACAAGGCTGGTGCAGTCGCTTCCATTCAGAACATCAAGCACCCGGCTCAGGTGGCACTTCAGGTCCTGCGCCGGACCGATCATGTGCTGCTGGTGGGCCAGGGCGCATTGGAATTTGCCCGGGCCCACGGTTTTCCGGAAGAGAACCTGTTGACCGAACACGCTCGTAAGATCTGGCTGGCCTGGAAAGAAAATCTCAGCGAGGAAGACGACTGGCTGCCGGCTGCGGAAAATACTGATAAGAAAGTCGCTGAATTTTTCCGGCGCAATTCTGTCGGTCTGGATGAAGCAACACTGGCATCCAGTTCTTCATGGGAGGCATTGCGGACGCATCGCTTCCGCCGTCCCACCGGAACAATTCATTGCGCGGGTATCAATGCGAATGCTGATATTTCGTGCACGACGACCACCAGTGGTCTGGCATTCAAGATTCCCGGACGGGTCGGTGACTCACCAATTATTGGTGCCGGACTCTACTGCGACAATGAAGTGGGTTCGTGTGGCAGTACCGGGCGTGGAGAAGCGAATCTTCAGAATATGTGCTCCTTTGCAGGCGTTGAATTGATGAGGCAGGGAGCATCACCGGAAGAGGCGGGGATGGAAATCCTGCGACGTGTTGCGAAAACCACTGAGCTTCGTTTGAAAGATGCACAGGGCCGTCCGGATTTTGGCCTTAGCTTTTATCTGCTGGCCAAAGATGGCAGGCATGCCGGAGTCAGTATGTGGGGTCCCGCAAAGTTTGCAATTACAGACGCCAATGGGACTCGGCTGGAAGACTGCAGGACGCTCTACACCAAATAG